Proteins encoded by one window of Metamycoplasma subdolum:
- a CDS encoding Fic family protein, protein MEFHVCFVKIHPFQDWNERLGRLIAIKECLK, encoded by the coding sequence ATTGAATTTCATGTTTGTTTTGTGAAAATTCATCCCTTTCAAGATTGGAACGAAAGATTGGGGAGGCTCATTGCAATTAAAGAATGTTTAAAATAA
- the fic gene encoding protein adenylyltransferase Fic, producing MNKPVRAIWDYKNSKWWYSAVDIIQIISASKNPRILWNTLKRRNGQLLKFCKQFKLFATDGKKYNSDVICENGIKELGFILKSNSYAKFKKWLEGSNDSIDEQSRRKAYELYKTTLVNDDEIGKTISLVKIHGYLFEGLYNFAGKIRTKTISKGNFTFANGDFLPQILSDLDKMPDSNFDEIVDKYVEMNIAHPFMEGNGRATRIWLDLLLINRINMCIDWSKIEKSDYLEAMIESPNDISKIKNLLKNALTFEINNRELFIKGIDISYYYEEIE from the coding sequence TTGAATAAACCTGTTAGAGCAATTTGAGACTATAAAAATAGTAAATGATGATATTCAGCAGTAGATATTATTCAAATAATTTCAGCTTCTAAAAATCCAAGAATTCTTTGAAACACTTTAAAAAGAAGAAATGGCCAATTACTAAAATTTTGCAAGCAATTTAAATTATTTGCAACTGATGGCAAAAAATATAATTCTGATGTTATTTGTGAAAATGGAATCAAAGAACTTGGATTTATACTCAAATCAAATTCATATGCAAAATTTAAAAAATGATTAGAAGGCAGTAATGATTCTATAGATGAACAAAGCAGAAGAAAAGCATATGAGTTATACAAAACAACTTTAGTCAATGATGATGAAATTGGAAAAACTATTTCATTAGTAAAAATACATGGATATTTATTTGAAGGACTTTATAATTTCGCTGGAAAAATTAGAACCAAAACTATTTCAAAAGGAAATTTTACGTTCGCAAATGGTGATTTTTTACCGCAAATTTTAAGTGATTTGGATAAAATGCCTGATTCAAATTTTGATGAAATTGTAGATAAATATGTGGAAATGAATATTGCTCATCCATTCATGGAAGGAAACGGACGAGCAACAAGAATTTGACTTGACTTATTATTAATAAATAGAATCAATATGTGCATTGATTGATCAAAAATTGAAAAATCAGATTATCTAGAAGCTATGATAGAAAGCCCTAATGATATAAGCAAGATTAAAAATTTACTTAAAAATGCGTTAACTTTTGAGATTAATAATAGAGAACTTTTTATAAAAGGAATTGA
- a CDS encoding ASCH domain-containing protein, with protein sequence MIEPYGSLILDGFKSYDARSYSTNIRGKIAIIDSKTHLIKGYVTLTDVKEISFKEYVVWHNDAYKDFEIVNNQPSKKYYAWILEKPIKENKKIKVQRLSRNPWINLEGLNGNFEKK encoded by the coding sequence ATGATAGAGCCATACGGTAGTTTAATACTTGATGGCTTTAAATCATATGATGCTAGGTCATATAGTACAAATATTCGAGGAAAAATAGCAATAATCGATTCTAAAACTCATCTTATTAAAGGCTATGTGACTTTAACTGATGTAAAAGAAATATCGTTTAAAGAATATGTTGTTTGGCACAATGATGCCTATAAGGATTTTGAAATTGTTAATAATCAACCAAGTAAAAAATATTATGCTTGGATTTTAGAAAAACCAATAAAAGAAAACAAAAAAATAAAAGTCCAAAGATTATCTAGAAATCCGTGGATCAATTTGGAGGGATTAAATGGCAACTTTGAAAAAAAGTAG